In Epinephelus fuscoguttatus linkage group LG15, E.fuscoguttatus.final_Chr_v1, a genomic segment contains:
- the kcnab1b gene encoding voltage-gated potassium channel subunit beta-1 isoform X3 has product MTIAYESGVNLFDTAEVYSGGKAEIILGNIIKKKCWRRSSLVITTKLYWGGKAETERGLNRKHIIEGLKGSLQRMQLEYVDVVFANRPDSNTPMEEIVRAMTHVINQGMSMYWGTSRWSAMEIMEAYSVARQFNLIPPVCEQAEYHFYQREKVETQLPELYHKIGVGVVSWSPLACGIITGKYENGVPESSRASMKPYQWLREKIMSEDGRKQQAKLKELAHIAEKLSCTLPQLAIAWCLRNEGVSSVLLGSSNASQLTENLGAIQVIPKMTAGIASEVDHILGNRPHSKRDYHH; this is encoded by the exons ATGACTATCGCCTATGAGAGCGGGGTCAACCTGTTCGACACAGCTGAAGTCTACTCCGGGGGGAA AGCGGAGATAATCCTTGGAAACATCATCAAGAAAAAATGCTGGAG GAGATCCAGCCTGGTCATCACCACAAAGCTCTACTGGGGAGGAAA agcagagacggagagaggcCTCAACAGAAAGCACATCATCGAAG GTTTAAAGGGCTCCCTCCAGAGGATGCAACTTGAGTATGTGGATGTGGTTTTCGCCAACCGGCCAGACAGCAACACTCCCATGGAGG agaTAGTGAGAGCAATGACACATGTGATCAACCAGGGGATGTCCATGTACTGGGGGACGTCCCGGTGGTCTGCCATGGAGATCATG GAAGCATACTCTGTGGCCAGGCAGTTTAATCTAATTCCACCAGTGTGCGAGCAGGCAGAGTATCACTTCTACCAGAGGGAGAAAGTGGAAACTCAGCTGCCAGAGCTCTACCATAAGATAG GTGTGGGTGTGGTGTCTTGGTCCCCTTTGGCCTGTGGAATCATCACTGGGAAGTACGAGAACGGCGTCCCAGAATCCTCCAGAGCCTCAATGAAG CCATACCAGTGGTTGAGGGAGAAGATAATGAGCGAGGATGGGAGAAAACAACAAGCCAAGCTAAAGGAGTTGGCTCATATCGCAGAGAAGCTCAGCTGTACTTTGCCGCAGCTAGCCATAG CCTGGTGCCTGAGGAACGAGGGAGTGAGCTCAGTGCTGCTGGGATCCTCCAATGCAAGCCAGCTTACAGAGAACCTGGGAGCCATTCAG GTAATTCCAAAGATGACAGCAGGCATTGCCTCAGAAGTGGATCATATACTGGGAAATCGTCCTCACAGTAAAAGGGACTACCACCATTAG